AGATTTGAGAAGAATGTCTCCCTTGCTAAACTGTTTCTTATTTAGTTCCACTGTCTGTGTTTTGAACAAAGCCATTCAACTGTTACTTACCTTTCGTCTTTACCTGTGCTCAGAGTCAGTGTTATTTCCTCCAGTGTGCAGCTGAAAAAAAGATAACCTGCCATACTTGCCTTTCAACTGGCAGAATTTTGAGGCTTCTGATATGGTAGACACTGAAAAGTCACATGTGGAGACAGATTATGATTTTGTCATTAGCTGGGAATTGTAGGGATTTGCCTGTTTGTGGTCACAGGggatggactgggtggccgagtggtaacgcacttgcgctcggaagcgagaggttgcgagttcgaccctgggtcagggcgttagcaattttcacccccctttcctaacctaggtggtgggttcaagtgctagtctttcggatgagacgaaaaaccgaggtcccttcgtgtacactacattggggtgtgcacgttaaagatcccacgattgacaaaagggtctttcctggcaaaattgtataggcatagataaaaatgtccattgCTGGGCAACGCAGGTGGAATAAACGTCACTGCTGCAGAGACTCATTAGAGTGCCTCACTAGTGGCAGCTGTTGTCaatatacaatatatatatacaatagcAATATACATGTATAAGGATTGCTTATTAGGGGTTTTGTATGCATCAGTGCTGGGTGTTTTGTAAACTGGTGTTACCTAAAAAGGCAATTGCAGTCAAAACATGTACAACTGTCTCAGTGACTTGTTGAGGATTTTCCCCTTATTTTCAATACATATATATCTGATACTTGATAGTTGAAATACTGTAAATTTTACATTAATatgaatacatacatgtactaatGAGTGTGGACTGAGTTTGTATTTGATTCATTAAGGCAGCTTTCTTTCCCTACATAGGCTTTGgtcttataattatatggtagGTACATAAAATTCATATCTATCCACCTGTTTTGGGTGAGCTAATCTCTGTTACAACATGTATTTTTAGAACAGAAGGTATACATTATTTTGAACAAGAGAAACTGAAACTCACAGTGCTCTTGCATTCATGTATGGTGTATCCGGATAAATCGATTAGTAGAATCGTTCAAAAGCATGGCAGTGACCTAATAGTAATACTAATAGAAATACTTTATTGTATGGCGTAAGGACAAGTCCTGTTATGCGCGCTGAGCAGGAAATCCCATGCGTGACCTACATTGACCAAGTTACCCCTCTGAATAGGGCATTTACCagtggtaacttttttttagtGCTATATTTAGCACCTGGGAGCGTGTGAGATTTAGAAGGCATAAAAGGAAGGGTTGGCCTGCGCTCAACAGTTGTTGTCCTTGGGTGCTCCGTTACTCCCGACTGTCTCTGCTCATACTTGACTTTAGCAAACTGAAATATTTACTGCTTGTAAGTgtctttgttattgttatcTTTAACTTACAGACTCTCAAGATGGATTGGAGACATTTTTGTTGCAGATGAAGATTAATGAATGGAAACTTTTTGGAGTTggataattaaaaaaatgtggGTTAAATTTTTTATTATGGTGAAGGTTGTACATTATGTTATGGGGGAAAAagtaaacaacaaaacaagctatgtgtttgtttgttttttaaaggtgGCGTTCATTTCTTACCTGTTATGTTACTATTGTAAaagatttttttatattttcaatCTTTCAAAGGGTGTAGTTATCTacttttagattttttttatcaGCCACCTGGTGCGTTTCTGTGATTTTTGATGGAGagtttctttgtctttttcagACTTTGAAGGGTTATCCCAGCTAACCACAACAGAGCTTGAGCAGATGATATCAAGCCAAGCCTTCATGGCTGAAAACCCTTATAATTACAATGCTGACGGTGagtgtatgcttgtgtgtgtgtgtgcgtgcgcttcTGTGCTTTTGTTTGTAGCAAATTGCTGTCAATGTTTTCATgaatttattattttattttttattatccCAGGACATGTTATTTAATGTTCAAAACAGTAACATTAACTGCTGGTTTAAATGACAGTTGCCCATCAACAAGGGATCATCTTAACAGAGTCAAAACAGTACTTTAACTTTCATGGTTGTCACTAGTGTAATTAGTCATTTTAATGCACTGATTTGCTTCCACAAATAAAACAATTGGACACACATGAGTCCTTGTGTTTGTGAACTAcaaatgtgaagaaaatgacaagcTTTGAAGCATTGCATGTTGCATGATCTAATTGCTCAATTCTCAGGAAATCAGAACAGGTGGTCTgattaaatttaaaaataacTTTTACGTAAACTTCCAAGGTACTAGTCCAAGGTGGCTTGGCATTTGATCTTGTCAAGgatttttgtagtgtttttggttttttaaacttttcttctaGTAGAGACTTTCTTTCTCAGTTTCTGTACAACTAAAAGTGTGCAGAAATGACTGTATCTCTACTGTACCTTTTCTCCCAGAAGGAAATCAGTGCATTGAAAAATCCACCGGAACCTGATGGGTATCTTTCAGAGTCTGTCAATGTATCATAGGGAGAGGACCCATAATATGTATGTGATCAGATGTCAGCAGTTTATCAGGTCTTTCTAAGGGGATTTTAAGTGCAATCATGTAAATGAAAACAAAGTAACGCACATGGACCCGTACACGCACACCAACTCTCATTCctcatttcttcatttttattttttattaacaAACTGTTCGACTAGGCATCGGATATATGCTGAAGGTAGCTTACCAGAGAACACTATCCAGCATGTCTGAATCTAGTGAAAGCATCTCTCATCCATCATTTTTTATCCAGGAGCGCCAAACTACGGCATCCAGGAAAGCTCATCAATCCCAGCTCCAATGATGTACAACACCCAGGCTCTGCAGCAGACAATTGACACCTCAGGCATGTCTCCTCACCGCCCGCAGATGGCCGCCGCCGCACCAGCAAACACTGGCGCTGCAAGACCTCGAAGACCCACAGACAAAGCCACAGAACCGTGGGTGGAGTTAGTGGAACAGCCGAGGCAGAGGGGTCTGCGGTTCAGGTACCAGTGTGAAGGTCGCTCCGCCGGCAGCATCCCTGGAGAAAACAGCTCTAACGAGAAGAAGACTTTCCCAACGATTAAGGTGAGAATTGAGTGTGTGTCACAGATTGCTGTGATTTTGCTACAATGGAATCCCCCTTTTTGCGACCTTCAACAATctgaaaaatcaggtcttaaaataaatgtaaatttacagaggttgtgaacagagcGCCTGAaaaagaggaagtcttaaatttggggggcCTTAagagggggttctactgtatttgCATTTGTCTGGACTGTTGAATGATTGTTGCTTAGGAAGGCAATGGTCTGAATTCTTGTTTCAAATGCTGGTAAAGTAACTCACTTCTGCCCTCAGGGTGTGTGTGATTTATTCATTtatcaacttttaaaaaaaacaaatttaagGGTTCgtcattttgtgttgttttctttgtttatgGTGTTTATTGTAGTGTTTGTGGTGTCCATCATGGAAGTGTGGCTTTTGTGTTGTGTTAAACTAAAGGAATGGCTGTGTCGGTCACACAAAGTAGTAATTATTTCTTTAAAATGTGCCTTCAGATCCACAACTACAGAGGCCAAGCTATCATTGTGGTGTCATGCGTGACGAAAGACCCGGAGCCCAAGTGCAGGCCCCACCCTCACTCCTTGGTAGGCAGGGACTGCAAGAAAGGCGTGTGTACCGTCAGGGTCAAGGATGCTTCCACTGTCAGGTAAGCCGCATGTGTCTTTCTTTTTACTCTCTTTCTTACACTCTTGTTGCTGGTGTGATGAAAAAGAACGTGCAGTCGAAGTGACAGCAAAATATTTGGTTAGCTGCAAAGTTTTTTTTTCAGGCTTCAAAGTTCTCCTTTGGATGTTCACATTTTTTCTGGATTGATACTGATGTGCAAAGTATTTGGTGACATTTATTTTAATAGTTGTAATTGGGTTCTGTTCGGAATATGCACAGAATTAATGATTTACATATTTAAAATTTATGAAACTCCGGCAGAATCAGCTACtttttttgcattttgtttacaatttgttTCATGAAATCTTTGTGGACTCATGTGAAATTCAAAAATGGAACGGAAATGTGTAAATTATGTTTTCCTGTTTGtgcaggtgtttttttttgttttgtcttcatttttgattgttttattttttgattgACCTAAGACATTCATGACTCTTCTTTATCTTTTCAGCTTTCCACAGCTTGGAATCCAGTGTGCGAAGAAGAAAGATGTTGATGACGCCCTGAAGCTTAGGAGAGAAATCAATGTCGACCCTTACCAAAGTGAGGAAAATTGCTTTTGAAAAAACTAACCGGAACACTGATATGTATACAAACTGCTTTTAATGTTATGCACCTCTGCTTTTTAAAGCTTGTGAGAGTTTGCGACCCCGCAGCCATAGCTGAGTTGCAAACGGCTTTTGCTTAGTCTGGTATTTCATCAATTTATATTTCTTATTCCTTGCTTCTTCATActgaatatattttgtttgaTATAGTCCAGAAGAGAAACAATATATTTCAGAGTATTAAGAGAAAAGAACAAGTTGCTGCGTATATTTCTCTTTAACATgtactttttacttttgtgtgtgtcactgtcaaaaGTTTTGTGCAAATTATCAGTTACAACAGGGGATAGATAACATAGTCTGTTTTAGAGCCTGTACAAGTAGTTATTCAGACTATTTTATTCAAGTATGAAGCAGATTGCTGAAGATCCCTGATGTGCTAACCAGTGTTATTGTCTGTTGCAGCTGGCTTTGACCATGCGTCATCCAACATCGACCTGAACGTGGTGCGTCTCTGTTTCCAAGTCTTCCTTCCCGACGCCACAGGAAAGGTCACAAGGGTCGTGCCACCCGTGGCCTCACTGCCCATCCATGACAAAAGTGAGTCACTTTGAATTTTTTcctgtacagcagtccctctcatgaacggacacccttgggccatagcaaaactgtccgtacattgcaggtgtccggtcacgggaggggtgaccacaccaccccctcccccatacactcacacagagacacacaaacaacaggattgagtctatgctaatcacttcttgtggctactaaacaataaactcctaatacttctttaaactccactcctgaccaaaactaccccccctactgatgggtacaggtgcactcaagttaccagtgactgtcgtcacgccattgcggctgtgatcttttgtaccaagagccggactgctctgttatcgattttgttgtggtgaaaatttgacgatggtctgtccgtacattggaggtatgacctgctgttgggaccgaaaatgagtgtccgcgtccacgttttgcaggtgtccgtttaagggggggcaaatatagaaggaaaacactccgtgccgagcaaatgtgtccgtacatgtcaggtgtccgctcacgccgggggccgtacattgcagggactgctgtacatcTATCACTGTCATTGACTGGATTTTTTTGTGTAGTCTTGGCTGGTACAGTCGAACTTGTCTATAGGAACCTCCTAAGGGACGGGTCATTTTATATGGAAAGAGGAATTGGACAGAAAAATATTTTGGGGGGAGCCTTCAAGGTGGCAGGTGGTCTATACCGAGAAGGGGTCggaagggcaggttcgactgtatattCTGTTCTCTGAAAAAAACCTAATTTGAGTTTGTTTGATTGCATTATTATTCGGCTGTGCAGACATTCTGATCATGAACCAGTTACCAGCCCAGTGCTTGTTAAATCGATTTCTTAGGAATTGATCGAAAGGATAGCCACAATGTTGCAAAGATACTTTAAGCATAGATGTGCAGCATGTGTGATTGATTGTTCATTGATTGCTTTTTTGCTTGTCAACAGAGGCTTTAAACGACCTGATCATTTGCCGGGTGGACAGGAGCTCGGGCAAGGCCAGGGGAGGGGATGAGGTGTTCTTGCTGTGTGAGAAGGTTGGCAAAGGTAAGTCACTATGTGGTTGATTTACTCTGTTGTGTGTCGTGTAACCTGTGCAGGAGTAGTAACTTTTGCTTCAGGGTGGTTTCTGAGTACCTGGCGAATAAACTCTCAAGCCTTTCTGCTGACAGAGTGCCAAGTGAGATCTGCAAGACTTGATTTATATTCTTTGTTTTAGATATGGCTTGTCTGCTCTTTCCCAATGATATCATTGCACTTCTGAATATGTCCCTTTGCAAATTATGAAGTGAATATGTTGAGGTATTCAATACCCTGTTATGCAAAGTGGTATAGGACATTACCTGTTTCTGTATAATGAAAGAACacgcagaaagagagacaggcacacacactgtCCCAAAGAGCAGTCCACCAAGGGCTTATCCAAAATATAGTTTGACATAATGGTTTTATTTGAAAGTGTGAATAAGCAGGTTGTTTTTATATGATGTAcattttgtatgtgtatgtgttcgaTTGTTTTTCAGATGACATCAAGGTGAAGTTCTATGAAGAGGAGAATGGTGAAATAGTGTGGGAAGGATTCGGTGACTTTGGCCAAGGAGACGTTCACAGACAGGTATAAAATCCTTTTGACTGGATAGTGCAAAGGAAAAATGGTTTATAAGCTTGCAGCAAAATGTCTTAGCAGTTTTTGTTTAGGGACGAAAACAgtgtttttttggtcaaaaaaGGAATTGTTCATCTTTTAATCATTCCTTGAAATGTAAGGTTTCTTGTAACTCACACACTACCAACTCTTTCACAATCACACTGAACTCTTATAGAAAGAGTTCGCCTTAAGATTAAAGTTAAGTATGTCTGCTGTATTTCACATTGTCTGCTATATCTAATACGGTATGTATATAATATGAAGTGATTTTGGTCGTCTTAGGCCCATTTGTCTTATTTTTTGCTTTCTATGGAGCCATGTAGTCAGTATGACCAAATAAACATCCAAAAAGTTAACACCTAATTTGTTTCGTTTGCAGTATGCCATTGTGTTCAAAACGCCCAAGTACAGAGAAGAGTTCATTTCTCGCCCAGCTAACGTGAACATGGCGTTATTCCGACCCTCGGACGCCGAATTGAGCGAACCCATTGTGTTCACCTACATGCCTGAAGACCcaggtttgttttattttgttgggATTGATTTTCACGTGGACCTCACACGGTGCTGGGAGGGTGGtggagtgtgtttgtgagtgagagtgagagatttttttggttttgagGTCAGTTCTGCAAATCAACATGACTGATAGAGAAAGCTCATAACAGCAGCATTTTGGACTTCAGTTGTCATTGAGACGGATCAACTGATCTTATGTCAAATGCCTGTGTCCTGTCGGCTCTTTTGTATGTTTATATTGTGTTTTTTATGTCCAACAGATCCAGACCGGATTGAAGAGAAACGTAAACGGAAAGGAGACTGGCTGAACAGAGTAATGCCCagttctggtgagtacattcaTTAGCTTTGCATCTGGCAAGCACAAACAAGCAGAGAGATGCGCTGTGAAAGAATGAATGTGGGGAGAAAAAAAGCTCGGTTCTTGTGTATTCTTTGGAGAAGTTGAAAGATCTTTATTTTCCAGCCAGTAGGAGTAACTGTGTGGTGATTGTCTTTGATGTGTGACAGTGAAAGCATTTATCATTGTTAGCAGTCATACACTGTCTTGCGCTACTAAACAATTAAGTACTTTCCTTTGCTTGAGtccagtattggcgttaaccggcaATTACcgatattttaatggttgaaaCGAGAAATGACCTAcaggttgatttttagaactaccatGTCTTTTTCGccggtaaaacaaaaaaaacccagtactctgagttggactcttacgagttccaatgaccagcctaccgtttttttctggactgtttgcataATAAAAGTGTGCGTAcaggtttgaaaaaatactagcgccatcactgtgaGTCCACATCATTGCATGAGCAATTTTTCTTTATCATCAGTGAAGCAGATAGGTCAAATATTGTCTTCCTCAGACCAATGCTGTCCAGGTTTCTTTGCAcagatcgtttaaaaaaaacgtGGCAAGTAGACTATTATGTGAATAACAGTTGGTGATTTTGATGGTGAACAGGTTCCAGTGACGGCCCCAGCAGTAGTAACAGCAGCGTGAAGGAGAGTCTCAGACATAAGCTGAAAGCCAACCGCAGGATTAAACAGGAGCCTCAGATGGAGACAGACGCACAAGGAGGTGAGATTCTTGGCCG
This Littorina saxatilis isolate snail1 linkage group LG17, US_GU_Lsax_2.0, whole genome shotgun sequence DNA region includes the following protein-coding sequences:
- the LOC138951935 gene encoding transcription factor p65-like isoform X1, translated to MEGSSPLPHFFYAPTTDFEGLSQLTTTELEQMISSQAFMAENPYNYNADGAPNYGIQESSSIPAPMMYNTQALQQTIDTSGMSPHRPQMAAAAPANTGAARPRRPTDKATEPWVELVEQPRQRGLRFRYQCEGRSAGSIPGENSSNEKKTFPTIKIHNYRGQAIIVVSCVTKDPEPKCRPHPHSLVGRDCKKGVCTVRVKDASTVSFPQLGIQCAKKKDVDDALKLRREINVDPYQTGFDHASSNIDLNVVRLCFQVFLPDATGKVTRVVPPVASLPIHDKKALNDLIICRVDRSSGKARGGDEVFLLCEKVGKDDIKVKFYEEENGEIVWEGFGDFGQGDVHRQYAIVFKTPKYREEFISRPANVNMALFRPSDAELSEPIVFTYMPEDPDPDRIEEKRKRKGDWLNRVMPSSGSSDGPSSSNSSVKESLRHKLKANRRIKQEPQMETDAQGATASQGMSLSSRGSGSSIEPLSSTSAASHSFRTPDNTGMGTVIDNTCQPVQASTVNAVDANRLLQHLALQQQQQQQAAGNGGGQPSSGNSQPGSLDSLLNFMGTMPLSSLMNAIDTNTIQSFLEHSVSLSSGEGVSSGMADNSVPQVNPANTSGAGVQVDASQPDFLEVQAALHDFNKMS
- the LOC138951935 gene encoding transcription factor p65-like isoform X2, producing the protein MATMSGDFEGLSQLTTTELEQMISSQAFMAENPYNYNADGAPNYGIQESSSIPAPMMYNTQALQQTIDTSGMSPHRPQMAAAAPANTGAARPRRPTDKATEPWVELVEQPRQRGLRFRYQCEGRSAGSIPGENSSNEKKTFPTIKIHNYRGQAIIVVSCVTKDPEPKCRPHPHSLVGRDCKKGVCTVRVKDASTVSFPQLGIQCAKKKDVDDALKLRREINVDPYQTGFDHASSNIDLNVVRLCFQVFLPDATGKVTRVVPPVASLPIHDKKALNDLIICRVDRSSGKARGGDEVFLLCEKVGKDDIKVKFYEEENGEIVWEGFGDFGQGDVHRQYAIVFKTPKYREEFISRPANVNMALFRPSDAELSEPIVFTYMPEDPDPDRIEEKRKRKGDWLNRVMPSSGSSDGPSSSNSSVKESLRHKLKANRRIKQEPQMETDAQGATASQGMSLSSRGSGSSIEPLSSTSAASHSFRTPDNTGMGTVIDNTCQPVQASTVNAVDANRLLQHLALQQQQQQQAAGNGGGQPSSGNSQPGSLDSLLNFMGTMPLSSLMNAIDTNTIQSFLEHSVSLSSGEGVSSGMADNSVPQVNPANTSGAGVQVDASQPDFLEVQAALHDFNKMS